A window of Amycolatopsis sp. AA4 contains these coding sequences:
- a CDS encoding peptidoglycan-binding protein: MTRWKPLPAAAAPQVRDLVDRLRELKDQAGISAVALARRTAYSRSSWTRCLNARTVPPRPVVEAFAEAVGLSGADRARLLALWELAEQAQAEPEPAAAVEREPAAEAADRQTPGVWRRRTWIAVAAGAVVAAGGAAAWLAAAGGPPPPSARVAVAPAGYSCDYASRDGRWYAGHSTASTQLVVLNFGGEDVAEVQCLLKRHGRDPGRVDGLFGERTEQAVKDFQRAAGAVVDGKVGPQTWVLLRG; encoded by the coding sequence ATGACTCGGTGGAAACCGCTTCCCGCTGCTGCCGCACCGCAGGTGCGGGACCTGGTCGACCGATTGCGGGAGCTGAAAGACCAGGCCGGGATCAGCGCGGTGGCGTTGGCGCGCAGGACCGCCTACAGCAGGTCCTCGTGGACGCGGTGTCTCAACGCCCGGACGGTGCCGCCCCGACCGGTCGTGGAGGCCTTCGCCGAGGCGGTCGGGCTGTCCGGAGCGGACCGGGCGCGGCTGCTGGCGCTGTGGGAGCTGGCCGAGCAGGCGCAGGCCGAACCGGAGCCCGCCGCCGCCGTGGAGCGTGAGCCCGCCGCGGAGGCGGCGGATCGGCAGACGCCTGGCGTGTGGCGGAGGCGGACGTGGATCGCGGTGGCCGCCGGAGCGGTTGTGGCCGCGGGGGGAGCGGCGGCGTGGCTCGCCGCTGCCGGCGGTCCGCCGCCGCCCTCGGCTCGGGTCGCGGTGGCTCCGGCCGGGTACTCCTGCGACTACGCCAGCCGGGACGGCCGCTGGTATGCCGGGCACAGCACTGCTTCGACCCAGTTGGTCGTGCTCAATTTCGGCGGCGAGGACGTGGCCGAGGTGCAGTGCCTGCTCAAGCGTCACGGGAGGGATCCGGGGCGGGTCGACGGCTTGTTCGGCGAACGCACCGAACAAGCGGTCAAGGACTTTCAGCGGGCGGCCGGCGCGGTGGTCGACGGGAAGGTGGGGCCGCAGACGTGGGTTCTGCTGCGCGGATGA
- a CDS encoding DUF2690 domain-containing protein, with protein MRGRWRPLPESLAPEAAYLAGVLREFKDRSGLSLATLGDRTNFSKSSWERWLNGKALPPAQAVSALAQLAGEETGRPLALWERAQARWSGRDAAPRAATAAAREQAARQRQPASRGRRRDRRIWALAATAACAAGAAALAALPQGVLGTSAVPPASTAYTVGCRGSQCTGQDAHPTACDVDAATYADLRVGRAYLELRISDQCGAAWARVSASAVGDRIEVADTDGRSERAAVGDAASAGQYVPTLMIAADRHSQVRACLEHGGQLRCTPWGTSTSPTASSSGRSGPGSAAVRSSTPA; from the coding sequence ATGAGGGGGCGGTGGCGGCCGCTGCCGGAGTCGCTGGCCCCGGAGGCCGCGTACCTGGCGGGAGTGCTGCGGGAGTTCAAAGACCGCTCGGGGCTGAGCCTGGCGACGCTGGGCGACAGGACGAACTTCAGCAAGTCCTCCTGGGAGCGGTGGCTCAACGGCAAGGCGCTGCCGCCGGCGCAGGCCGTGTCTGCGCTCGCGCAGCTGGCAGGAGAGGAAACCGGGCGGCCGCTGGCGTTGTGGGAACGCGCTCAGGCCAGGTGGAGCGGCCGCGACGCCGCGCCCCGGGCCGCGACGGCCGCTGCCCGGGAGCAGGCTGCCAGGCAGCGGCAGCCTGCTTCGCGCGGCCGCCGTCGCGACCGCCGGATCTGGGCGCTGGCCGCGACGGCGGCGTGCGCGGCCGGGGCTGCGGCGTTGGCGGCCCTGCCCCAGGGCGTCCTGGGCACCTCCGCGGTCCCGCCGGCATCGACGGCCTACACCGTCGGCTGCCGCGGTTCCCAGTGCACCGGCCAGGACGCGCACCCCACGGCCTGCGATGTGGACGCCGCGACCTACGCCGACCTGCGGGTCGGGCGGGCCTACCTGGAACTGCGGATCAGCGACCAGTGCGGGGCGGCCTGGGCCCGGGTCTCGGCCTCGGCGGTCGGCGACCGGATAGAGGTAGCCGACACGGACGGCCGGAGCGAGAGGGCCGCCGTCGGCGACGCCGCCTCCGCCGGACAGTACGTCCCGACCTTGATGATCGCCGCCGACCGGCATTCCCAGGTGCGGGCCTGCCTGGAGCACGGCGGCCAGCTCCGCTGCACGCCATGGGGAACCAGCACGTCGCCGACGGCGTCGTCCAGCGGCCGGTCCGGGCCGGGATCGGCGGCGGTGCGGTCGAGCACGCCGGCGTAG
- a CDS encoding helix-turn-helix domain-containing protein, which translates to MAERCERCGTALGRYAQPGACPACRAGGAALTAPGPRLAPGVWLWSDPAAAAALSSGDLAIILRAYRAANGLSQAALAALLGYSNSYVALIESRRRTPHDVAGRRHIARALGLPFHLLGVTDPDDADFAALCHFGDAVVRLAEIARQSGRVVEAVNELWPLAARLEARAAEGRLERETLRLLASARLALGVSLGTVLPEERLTGAAVWTGKALLLARHLDDAPFLAHTLRMHGNELRKAGRLTAAVARLEHAAAVSCEPAGRGSALALLARAAGDAGMSDTFDAAVDGCRRALDSGAEHGMLLNPFTLREIRARGLLALGRPGDALRVLRSSGADEPVAPQWRVIESVTTGEVLAAAGERDGSAEALRAAIATAEQRRLPHQLQRAIRAARRGGLDSVVDTGLAALRRLRGLLSPTA; encoded by the coding sequence GTGGCCGAGCGGTGCGAACGCTGCGGAACCGCCCTGGGCCGCTACGCCCAGCCCGGCGCCTGCCCCGCCTGCCGCGCCGGCGGCGCGGCGCTGACCGCGCCCGGGCCGAGGCTCGCACCCGGGGTCTGGCTGTGGTCCGACCCGGCTGCTGCGGCCGCCCTGTCGAGCGGGGACCTCGCGATCATCCTGCGCGCCTACCGCGCCGCGAACGGCCTGTCCCAAGCAGCGCTCGCCGCGCTGCTGGGTTACAGCAACTCCTACGTCGCGCTCATCGAAAGCCGCCGCCGCACCCCCCACGACGTCGCAGGCCGCCGCCACATCGCCCGCGCGCTCGGTCTTCCCTTCCACCTGCTCGGCGTCACCGACCCCGACGACGCCGACTTCGCCGCGCTCTGCCACTTCGGCGACGCGGTGGTCCGGCTCGCCGAGATCGCCCGCCAGTCAGGAAGGGTGGTTGAGGCGGTCAACGAACTCTGGCCCTTGGCCGCGAGGCTGGAAGCCCGCGCTGCCGAGGGCCGCCTCGAACGCGAGACCCTGCGGTTGCTCGCGTCAGCACGATTGGCGCTCGGGGTGTCCCTGGGCACCGTCCTGCCCGAGGAACGACTCACCGGCGCCGCGGTCTGGACCGGCAAAGCCCTCCTCCTCGCCCGCCACCTCGACGATGCACCGTTCCTGGCCCACACACTGCGCATGCACGGCAACGAGCTGCGCAAAGCCGGACGGCTCACCGCGGCCGTGGCCCGTCTCGAGCACGCTGCCGCCGTCTCCTGCGAGCCCGCGGGGCGCGGCTCCGCGCTCGCGCTGCTGGCCCGCGCCGCCGGCGACGCCGGGATGAGCGACACGTTCGACGCCGCCGTCGACGGCTGCCGACGGGCACTCGATTCCGGCGCCGAGCACGGGATGCTGCTCAACCCCTTCACCCTGCGCGAGATCCGCGCCCGCGGCCTGCTCGCCCTCGGCCGCCCCGGCGACGCGCTCCGCGTCCTGCGCTCCAGCGGCGCCGACGAGCCAGTCGCCCCGCAGTGGCGGGTGATCGAAAGCGTCACCACCGGAGAGGTCCTCGCCGCCGCAGGCGAGCGCGACGGCTCCGCCGAAGCCCTCCGCGCGGCCATCGCCACCGCCGAGCAGCGACGGCTTCCCCACCAGCTGCAGCGGGCGATCCGCGCCGCCCGCCGCGGCGGGCTGGATTCCGTCGTCGACACCGGCCTCGCCGCCCTACGGCGGCTGCGCGGCCTGCTCTCCCCTACCGCCTGA
- a CDS encoding NUDIX domain-containing protein → MAEPLYPVSIKGVLVRDGRVLLVRNERDEWELPGGRIEPEETPEQCVAREIAEETGLRVDVAEILDSWIYHIDAADKDVFVATYGCTTDSDRAPVLSHEHNRIAEFAEHDVPDLPMPGGYKRSIAAWFDRLRTLQATR, encoded by the coding sequence ATGGCCGAACCCCTCTACCCGGTGTCGATCAAGGGCGTGCTCGTCCGGGACGGGCGGGTGTTGTTGGTGCGCAACGAACGCGACGAGTGGGAACTGCCCGGCGGCCGGATCGAACCCGAAGAGACCCCCGAGCAGTGCGTGGCCCGGGAGATCGCGGAGGAAACCGGCCTGCGGGTCGACGTCGCGGAGATCCTCGACTCGTGGATCTACCACATCGACGCCGCGGACAAGGACGTGTTCGTCGCGACCTACGGGTGCACCACCGACTCCGACCGGGCCCCGGTGCTCAGCCACGAGCACAACCGGATCGCCGAATTCGCCGAGCACGACGTGCCCGACCTGCCGATGCCAGGCGGCTACAAACGCTCGATCGCCGCGTGGTTCGACCGCCTCCGCACTCTCCAGGCGACCAGGTAG
- a CDS encoding TauD/TfdA family dioxygenase codes for MLAAPTDDPLSACRVDVAAAGGVDELAAALARRGVALFDDVRGPRALRGLADRLGTVVPHRDSGPTSLTVLTDRGEQPGAGRTGFTNQALAPHTDCSDKARPPQLVVMACACPASSGGACVLVDGQAVYSDLATTDPEALAGLSAPRGAYFGLSAGYVGNVFETGPDGTVGLRLRLDKHAQFSPETKRWLPALRAAIERHTITFSLEAGAGYAVNNRRWLHGRDEFSGLRLMYRALVEPRPEWHILAGFDPAGVLR; via the coding sequence ATGCTTGCCGCTCCCACGGACGACCCGCTGTCGGCGTGCCGCGTGGACGTGGCCGCCGCGGGCGGCGTGGACGAGTTGGCCGCGGCGCTGGCGCGCCGCGGGGTCGCCCTGTTCGACGACGTGCGCGGCCCCCGGGCGCTGCGCGGGCTCGCCGACCGGCTGGGCACCGTGGTGCCCCACCGCGACAGCGGCCCGACCAGCCTCACCGTCCTCACCGACCGCGGGGAGCAACCGGGTGCGGGCCGCACCGGGTTCACCAACCAAGCCCTCGCCCCGCACACCGACTGCTCCGACAAGGCCCGGCCGCCGCAACTGGTGGTGATGGCCTGCGCCTGCCCCGCTTCGAGCGGCGGTGCCTGCGTTCTCGTCGACGGTCAGGCCGTGTACTCCGACCTCGCGACCACCGATCCCGAGGCGCTGGCCGGACTGAGCGCACCGCGCGGCGCGTACTTCGGCCTCAGTGCCGGATACGTCGGCAACGTCTTCGAAACCGGGCCCGACGGGACGGTCGGCCTGCGGCTGCGCCTGGACAAGCACGCCCAGTTCTCTCCGGAGACCAAGCGATGGCTGCCCGCCCTGCGCGCTGCCATCGAGCGGCACACGATCACTTTCAGCCTCGAGGCCGGGGCCGGGTACGCGGTGAACAACCGCCGGTGGCTGCACGGCCGCGACGAGTTCTCCGGGCTGCGCTTGATGTACCGGGCGCTGGTCGAACCTCGCCCCGAATGGCACATCCTCGCCGGCTTCGATCCCGCCGGAGTGCTCCGGTGA
- a CDS encoding sporulation protein gives MAEIDLDHDPGVDSDTGLEFPRELGTAVQVATRLWSQVDRGDLLRGPGVAVINYNTPVRRWLALPADDSAASQSPAAFRSVGNADVVELLETAEQARRWDSRYGGGNWRTSQLAVCLKERAAPLLHGSYSDVVGRRLFTATAQLARLAGWTAFDNGDHASAQRHYIQALRQARAAGDVQLGGYVLTCMALQCSLGGFHDDAIDMADSAFHRVGGHATPRVKGFFKLIEARIWARSGNARMADRALGMAERLLDAARSCTGDDPTWIDFFDEHRLASDAIEIHRDLGRPREAQRWGELAAMPADTFARAYAIRQSVLGSTYLQGHQPDLEHALDHGHRAVSTLAVVSSARAVDYLHALIARMSRWRTEPGVAGLAHRARSEIYAARARKEPDHAALGPI, from the coding sequence TTGGCCGAGATCGACCTTGATCACGATCCTGGCGTCGACTCCGACACCGGGCTGGAGTTCCCGCGCGAGCTCGGCACCGCTGTCCAAGTCGCAACCCGGCTCTGGAGCCAAGTCGATCGCGGCGACCTCCTGCGCGGGCCCGGGGTCGCCGTCATCAACTACAACACACCGGTTCGTCGCTGGTTGGCGCTCCCGGCTGACGACAGCGCAGCCTCCCAGTCACCTGCGGCCTTCCGAAGCGTCGGAAACGCCGACGTCGTCGAACTGCTCGAAACAGCCGAGCAGGCGCGGCGGTGGGATTCGCGCTACGGGGGCGGGAACTGGCGAACATCGCAGCTCGCCGTTTGTTTGAAGGAACGAGCCGCTCCGCTGTTGCACGGCTCCTACAGCGACGTCGTCGGGCGCCGGCTGTTCACCGCCACGGCGCAACTCGCCCGGCTCGCCGGATGGACCGCGTTCGACAATGGCGACCACGCCAGCGCCCAACGGCACTACATCCAGGCGCTGCGTCAAGCCCGCGCCGCGGGGGACGTCCAGCTCGGCGGCTACGTGCTGACCTGCATGGCCCTGCAGTGCAGTCTCGGCGGGTTCCACGACGACGCGATCGACATGGCCGACAGCGCGTTCCACCGCGTCGGCGGGCATGCCACGCCGCGCGTGAAGGGCTTCTTCAAGCTGATCGAGGCCCGAATCTGGGCGCGCAGCGGCAACGCGCGCATGGCTGACCGCGCACTCGGCATGGCCGAGCGTCTGCTCGACGCCGCACGCTCCTGCACCGGCGACGACCCGACCTGGATCGACTTCTTCGACGAGCATCGACTCGCCTCGGACGCCATCGAGATCCACCGAGATCTCGGCCGGCCGCGCGAGGCACAACGCTGGGGCGAATTAGCTGCCATGCCTGCCGACACTTTCGCCCGGGCGTACGCCATCCGCCAAAGCGTCCTCGGCAGCACCTACCTGCAGGGGCACCAGCCGGACCTCGAACACGCTCTGGACCACGGCCACCGCGCCGTGTCCACGCTCGCCGTTGTCAGCTCGGCCCGCGCCGTGGACTACCTCCACGCCCTGATCGCCCGGATGTCACGCTGGCGCACCGAACCCGGCGTGGCCGGACTAGCGCATCGGGCACGGAGCGAAATATACGCAGCCCGAGCACGGAAAGAACCCGATCATGCCGCACTTGGACCCATTTGA
- a CDS encoding AAA family ATPase, with protein sequence MPHLDPFEISLPNPVLIVLVGLQGSGKSTFAHRHFAPAEILSMDEFRARLCNDPASQSNSSAARKQLLEMLGQRLRNRVTTVVDSTNLRSDQRAELLDVAATFETPTIPLVFTASEEWCRKRIDERASIIRDDVLARNADLLAQSLREIDGEGHFAVFRLSSQQAESVRFEHAFPDDSDPDRWFEVEQRRPEAWAFRHPADELRRHPAVLAEMRPTWDFIARVAADMALDARIASANTPGRAQVGTEVRVRLPHCLPIHLVARQTGWERKPPHAM encoded by the coding sequence ATGCCGCACTTGGACCCATTTGAAATAAGCCTCCCCAATCCAGTCCTGATTGTTCTTGTCGGCTTGCAGGGGAGCGGCAAGAGCACCTTCGCGCACCGGCACTTCGCGCCGGCCGAGATCCTCTCGATGGATGAGTTTCGCGCCCGATTGTGCAACGACCCGGCCAGTCAGTCGAACAGCTCCGCAGCGCGCAAGCAGCTGCTCGAAATGCTCGGGCAGCGTCTGCGAAACAGAGTCACGACCGTGGTCGACTCCACAAACCTCCGCAGTGATCAGCGCGCGGAACTCCTCGACGTGGCAGCGACATTTGAGACGCCTACGATCCCTCTCGTGTTCACCGCCAGCGAGGAATGGTGTCGAAAACGCATCGACGAACGGGCGAGCATCATCCGCGATGACGTCCTCGCTCGGAACGCCGATCTGCTGGCACAGTCACTCCGCGAAATCGACGGCGAAGGCCATTTCGCAGTGTTTCGTCTCAGCAGCCAGCAAGCGGAGTCTGTCAGGTTCGAGCACGCCTTTCCTGACGATTCTGATCCGGACCGCTGGTTCGAGGTCGAGCAACGCCGTCCGGAAGCATGGGCATTCCGGCATCCCGCTGACGAACTCCGGCGGCACCCCGCGGTTCTCGCCGAGATGCGACCGACCTGGGACTTCATCGCACGCGTCGCCGCCGATATGGCGCTCGACGCGCGGATTGCGTCGGCGAACACGCCGGGCCGCGCGCAGGTTGGCACTGAAGTGCGCGTACGGCTGCCGCACTGCCTGCCCATCCACCTCGTCGCCCGTCAGACCGGCTGGGAGCGCAAGCCGCCACACGCCATGTGA
- a CDS encoding 6-carboxytetrahydropterin synthase, which produces MRPHPESSTRVAASDLARGRYCIGDGSFSFAAAHHLANPPATENKAGRPHGHTFTVEVELTDTELRAPGFVADYAELAPVGEYLKRELDHRDLNALFTFDTTTDALAQHITAWFLAHMPPERGKQLRAVRVGLGAATGAHRHVDDEPFAFEAAHHLEGLPEGHKCGRPHGHSYRVDLRLDQQTSPRRRARLRSRLAEYLDRYLDHRDLNAVLELQPTSELLAEHLCAWTLSQADAREAAAVQAVRVWESPRRWAEFAQDERSGQ; this is translated from the coding sequence GTGAGGCCCCACCCAGAGAGCTCAACCCGAGTCGCGGCGAGCGACCTGGCTCGGGGCCGCTACTGCATCGGCGACGGCAGCTTCTCGTTCGCCGCGGCGCATCACCTCGCCAATCCGCCCGCGACCGAGAACAAGGCCGGGCGTCCCCACGGCCATACCTTCACCGTCGAGGTCGAGCTCACCGACACCGAACTGCGGGCACCCGGTTTCGTGGCGGACTACGCCGAACTCGCCCCCGTCGGCGAGTACCTCAAGCGCGAACTGGACCACCGCGACCTCAACGCCTTGTTCACGTTCGACACCACCACCGACGCGCTCGCCCAGCACATCACCGCGTGGTTCCTGGCCCACATGCCGCCCGAGCGCGGGAAACAGCTCCGCGCCGTCCGCGTTGGCCTCGGCGCAGCGACGGGGGCGCATCGGCACGTCGACGACGAGCCGTTCGCCTTCGAGGCGGCGCACCACCTGGAGGGCCTGCCGGAAGGACACAAGTGCGGCCGGCCGCACGGCCACTCATATCGGGTGGACCTCCGGCTGGACCAGCAGACGAGCCCTCGCCGCCGTGCCAGGCTCCGCTCACGGCTTGCCGAGTACCTCGACCGTTACCTGGACCACCGCGACCTGAACGCCGTGCTTGAGCTCCAGCCGACGTCGGAACTGCTTGCCGAGCACCTGTGTGCCTGGACCCTCAGCCAAGCCGACGCACGAGAGGCCGCCGCGGTCCAGGCTGTTCGCGTCTGGGAGTCGCCGCGCCGATGGGCCGAGTTCGCCCAGGACGAGCGGAGCGGTCAATGA
- a CDS encoding 7-carboxy-7-deazaguanine synthase QueE, whose translation MTITLADDELLVAERFGPTVQGEGPSIGRRAVFIRLMNCNLTCKNCDTPYTWDRTRFDLDAEGTVASISDLLAWVTVQSVDLVVITGGEPLMQQRSLTALAQGLADAGLEVEVETNGTIVPAPDLLAWVTRFNVSPKLSSFGAGMPISKRIKGRVLGHFAASGLAVFKFVVSSIADLDEITELVADHDLAPVYVMPEGRTAEEVTRRLAEIAEPAIERGFHLTTRLHVLVWGDQRGR comes from the coding sequence ATGACGATCACGCTGGCCGACGACGAACTGCTCGTCGCGGAGAGGTTCGGTCCGACCGTGCAGGGCGAAGGTCCGTCGATCGGGCGCCGCGCGGTGTTCATCCGGCTGATGAACTGCAATCTGACCTGCAAGAACTGCGACACTCCCTACACCTGGGACCGCACACGGTTCGACTTGGACGCCGAAGGCACCGTCGCTTCGATCAGCGACCTGCTGGCCTGGGTGACGGTGCAGTCGGTCGATCTCGTGGTGATCACCGGCGGCGAGCCGCTCATGCAGCAGCGCAGCCTTACCGCCCTCGCGCAGGGGCTCGCGGACGCTGGGCTGGAGGTGGAGGTCGAGACCAACGGCACGATCGTGCCCGCGCCGGACCTGCTCGCCTGGGTCACCCGGTTCAACGTGTCGCCGAAGCTGTCGAGCTTCGGCGCGGGGATGCCGATCTCGAAGCGGATCAAAGGCCGGGTGCTCGGCCACTTCGCGGCCAGCGGGCTGGCCGTCTTCAAGTTCGTCGTCTCCAGCATCGCCGACCTCGACGAGATCACCGAGCTCGTCGCCGACCACGATCTGGCACCGGTGTACGTGATGCCCGAAGGCCGGACCGCCGAGGAGGTCACGAGGAGGCTGGCCGAGATCGCTGAACCGGCCATCGAGCGGGGCTTCCACCTGACCACGCGGCTGCACGTGCTCGTCTGGGGAGACCAGCGTGGCCGCTGA
- a CDS encoding 7-cyano-7-deazaguanine synthase has translation MTETRIPEVLLFSAGLDSYPAWHYLGCPPGLYFDLGHRYASQERAAIAALADAAGIEVEISEELRLGAWEAEDAIIPLRNVHLAMLAANRAEVVWCIGVKGDHTLDKSREAFADMGRFIARFSEQPVRVDSPFWNMTKTEIIAWYLAQGLPVDHLLLTFSCSRTDGSTTHCGRCPSCLRRWTSLANNGVEAEFEQQPWTWDRVREFYIPAMRDGRYPDHRAHEFFTALATVGAAVAS, from the coding sequence ATGACCGAGACCCGGATCCCCGAGGTCCTACTGTTCTCCGCCGGGCTGGACTCCTACCCCGCCTGGCACTACCTCGGCTGCCCACCGGGCCTGTACTTCGACCTCGGTCACCGCTACGCCAGCCAGGAACGCGCCGCCATCGCCGCGCTCGCCGACGCCGCCGGCATCGAGGTCGAGATCAGCGAGGAACTCCGGCTCGGGGCGTGGGAGGCTGAGGACGCGATCATTCCGCTGCGCAACGTGCACCTGGCGATGCTCGCGGCCAACCGGGCGGAAGTGGTGTGGTGCATCGGCGTCAAGGGCGACCACACCCTCGACAAGAGCCGCGAGGCGTTCGCCGACATGGGCCGGTTCATCGCCCGTTTCTCCGAACAACCGGTCCGGGTCGACAGCCCGTTCTGGAACATGACCAAGACCGAGATCATCGCCTGGTACCTGGCGCAGGGCCTGCCGGTCGATCACCTGCTGCTGACCTTCTCCTGCAGCCGCACCGACGGCAGCACCACGCACTGCGGCCGGTGCCCCAGTTGCCTGCGCCGCTGGACGTCCCTTGCCAACAACGGCGTCGAAGCCGAGTTCGAGCAGCAGCCCTGGACCTGGGATCGGGTCCGAGAGTTCTACATCCCGGCCATGCGCGATGGCCGATACCCCGACCACCGGGCTCATGAGTTCTTCACCGCGCTGGCCACCGTCGGGGCGGCCGTGGCGAGCTGA